The segment GGTTCAAGAAAATTTGCATACTATTAAGGATTTTTATAACATCCTTGAAATGATACCAGCTttccaagaaagaaaacaatctGAGTTTTTACAGGATTTTTTCTGTgattacaaagaaaataaatttcatttgggtgaaaacaaaatatttttggaagttCTGGGAGAAAAGTTAGGTACATTTTCTGAAGCTTTGTTTTGTGTCTAATCAAACAGTGTTTAGGCTGATGTGATTGAAGAGGCTAATGAAAAGCATAGGGCTTAAGAAAAGCTGCTTAGCAGAACTCCACACAGATTTTCCACATAGATTTTCCTTGTGTTGTATTTTTCAGAATGAGTTATAATCATCAAGATAAAGGGCTGCCTGACTCATTAAAGAGGctaaaattcttattttctgttGGTAGCACCTCAGCCATCTTCTTGAAAGATCTTACACTGTGGTAGTGAGATTAATGAACATTCCTCAGACTTTCTGCTAGTTTTGCTCAAAGGAGGCCTGAATTACACATACTGCAAACACTGGAGAATTTATAGCAAGAAATAATGGTATACTACTGGAAGCTAACAAGTGGTTTGTCTGTAGTAAAGGAAGTGTAAAGAggttgaaaatttaaaaaaaaagaaactgattgAGGGAAGAGGGAGGGCCCCAGAGAACAAATAGTGATGAGGTAATTAGAAAGTGGATATACGCATATCataacataaataaatatactCTGAGGTAGAAGCTTAGTAGTAAGCTTTTGCAATACGCCAGTGCCAAGAGACACACACAACAATCCAAGGAACCTAATTGTTGAATATGGGAAGATACCCATCAGCTTCTGATGAGACTTTAAATCTCCTTCTAATGTGGGCATCTGAATTAAACTTGGTTGGAAAGAGTAGCAACTGACAAATGCTGGTTTGGTCTGAAGCAACATTGAACAGTCCTGGAGCACAAATTCTTACAAATAGATATTCCTGAACTACCATGAATTGTTTTTTCATGTCATTATGTAAAGATTAAAGAATTGTTTTCCATGCTAAGAAGCAGTTGTTTAGCTCACAGATCCCTGTAATATGAAAAGGACAAAACCACAAGgtctttattttattattcagtTCAGCTGACAGTGAGGGAATTTCAGTCAGACATGTTCATCCCATCTTTCTTCTGACACACTCTGACTGAGAAACAGTAAGCCGGGAACAGTATCTGCAGAAACAATCGTAGTTCACTGCCACGAATTTGATAAGGAACAGTGGTAGGAGGCAATATCCTGTGTTAAAACACagtgacatttttaaatgttccTGTATAGTGGATCTACTTTCATCTCAAACTGAGAgcccttccttttctttttttttttttttaatatagacaCTCTTTTATCACTTGCATTCTATCACTTGCAGGTTTACCTGTAGTTAGTTGCAtccccttttttttatttcaaaacaattAATAACACAGATTGCCTCTTTACATCAGCAACTTCGAAATCCTCTCCAATCCTAGAGATTGATCTGTTTTGTCAGTCTTGCCTCCGCATCCTTTCCTGCCCATTGCCTCAAACGCTGAATTTTGTTACAGCCTATTAATTAATAAGCTTACTGAAGCAGAGAAGTATTGTGAAGTCATTTAAGCTAAATATTGTCTTGGCCCGTAATGGTATTTCTGtctgaaaggaagaagaaagctgCCATGAGCCGTTTCCTTAGGGATCCTGTTGTTGCAGGTGGGACCTATCTAAAGTGGAAGCACTAACAGCTGCCCAAAGGGCCCTGTGGAAATGCTTCTCAGTTAAACAGGACCTGTTCAGATAATCTGTCTGGTTTCACATTTGCTAGCATTTGGGAGTGTATGGGAACAGGTAACATCTGCTCTACTCCAATACCAATCGTCCTGGGCTGAGGCATCCAGCCCTTCACCCTCTTTGTCAGGTGCTGGTCTTGGTAGCTCTAGGGACTGTGAGTGAAGACTCTCTTATATTGATACAAAGTTGCAACAATAAGGTTTTTGGATATATTATAATGATATAATTAATGAACAACATCAGTAGAGGAGAGAGCAGATCTGTTGTAACaatgctcctgctgccctcccacGTGGCAGCAAAGCACTCTCATAGGCTGTGACAGCAACTGGGGGTCTGTTGCTGAGTACAATAATCTCTATGTTCCTGTGTTTATCCTGCTTTAGTGTTCTGTGTTAAACATAAATGGTTTGCTGCATGCTTAACTTGAAGAACAAATTAAGTGCTATTGAAGCTGCTAGCCCTGATAAAGTTTTTTATTTGCTTCCTTAAGTCAGGATTTCCCGCAATAGGACTGTGATTAGGCCTTATTTTGTTCGTGCCAGTAACCATTTCAAGATTTCTTTACACATTTTGTGACTTGAACCTACTTCTGCAAGTTGATGAACAACCAGGAAGCCCATTTTTCTGTGGGCATTTGggaaaaggtaaaataaaaatattgctaCCAAATATTGCTGCATGCTCAAGGAAAGAAACTTTGAATGAACAAGTAAACTTGGAATTAACAACTAAATGTTCATTCATAGCCCTGGAAGGATGAAATTTATGGTTTCATCCAGCCAGTCTGGCAATGGAAATAATTTATACCATAAAAGCAATCAAATGTTTCCTGCCATAAGTTGTTTTGCATTAGTTTAGTGTCAAATTGCCTGCTAGGGTTATCAGTAAGAGTCAGAAGAAGCTGATTTTTCTACAAAGAACTTGTAAActaaaaaagaagcaaatacAAGTTGTGTATGGGAATTTTTGTGATTAAACATTTTAAGTGTGAAAAGAGAGGAGCTGGTAAAATCTGTTAACCCTTTTACTGGAAAACTGAAAACATTCTTGGAAGGTATTTTTCATGTAGAAATATGTACCATTTTTCTTCAGTAGGATGATATCTCTGAGCAGGGGTTGCTCTGTACAAGTGCACAGCTCTGCATACAACCAAATATCACCATCTCTTCTCTAATCCTGTCTTGGAGACAGTGGAGGTTTTTTGACAACTTCCTTCTCTGCTTGTCTATGTTTTATTGAAGGATCAGTTATTTCCTGTTTTGGCACCCAAAAGACAATAGTTTGAACAGATCACATGTATTACAAAAAGCCTGATATACACACAGATTAAAGTAGACAACTGCTTATAAATCATGCAGTTTAGTAAGGAGACTAAATTAATGGGTAATTAAGAAAACCCATAAGTCCGAGTTAATCAGAGATGTAGTACTCGAGGTTACATGCCTTCTTCCACCACATAAATTGACATCAATGGggattaaaatataaaaataaagataaatagTTTAAAATTATCTACAAATCAAAATCTTAGACTAAATGtgtaatttcctcttttttcctagCTCTCCAATGATTCTTCCAAGTAATATAGATCTACTTTTATGTATATGGATACTTATTAAATCTTCAAATGAGTCTTTCTTCTTCAGAACTGGTGGCCTCTGAATATGAGAAAATGTCCCTGAAAAGTGACATAGAAATTCATATAAGTAAATAATTTCCAAACAGCAAAGAGCAGCTGAATATTCAGTTTCCCACATCCATGTTTCCTCTGCCTTTAGCTGCTGCTGGTCCTATTTATCAGCATTACCCCCAAGCCTCTTGCTCTGATGATAGCCATATCCCTCCATTTGCATGTTGCCTTTCAATGTCAAGTCACTTTCATCTTTTCCCAGTATGGACCTTTTCCTTTAGTCTTCCTAGAAAACTTGTAATTAGCAGAATCAAAGTGCTTAAGTCTGCTCAGAATCCTACTATTCCACTGCCCTGTTATCGACCTCTCTGCACAGTGAGATCTCTCACATTGTCTAGTTACACATTTGTTATTTCCTTGAGGAACTATGGGGTGTTTTCTTTTCAATGATCTCTAAAAGGCAGctggttggttttctttcttttagacATATTTGTCTTCTGAAAAAGTAACCAATTAACACAATACCTGCTTACTTACCAGACCTCAATTGTACAATAGCCTTTGCCccactgcctgcctgcctgcccacccaccacccagctgagctgggacaggaAATTATGTCTCTCTTGGGCCAGGTGCAAAGGGTGCTCTGAGCCCAATCACCTGCACCGTGAGGAGGTGAGCACAGCTGAGGCCACTGAGTGATAACGGGCAGTGGGACTGCTGGGtgaaaagagaaaggaggaaaaaaggaaagcaaggagGCAGAGGGTTTGTATCTGTACTCTTCAGCTGTTTCTAGGGATGATGTGGCTTCTTCAGGAGGATCTTCTTGTACAGCTGCTCTTCAGGGAGATTGCCGTGAGTACAAAAACTATGTTTTCTTGGTGGTTCTAAAGTCTTATTTTGGTTAGAGTTGTTATAACTGTAATGTAACTACCATGTTTTAATAGATTGGAAATGCATTTATGAAACCTGATTTTTCGTGGTGTTTTTAGGGAAAAGGGATGAGTTACTAAAGATAGCTTGGCCAGATATCTGAAAAACTCTCCCTATTTGTCTCTACTTACAGCTGATTAAGAATTCTCTGCAGAATATCTAGGGAAGttgaaatgctgctgggttaAGTATTATTTTAGGTTGATTGAGACAATCTGTCAGATAACTCATATTCAACTGTTGTGATTTTGTAGTCTTTTTCATGGGTTGTGTAGAGTTTAAGAGTATTTTCAGACTGTGAATGCAGTTAAAAGCCTGGAGGGACTAAACTGGCCCAGAAAACAGTGTTTGAATCTCTAAGTCTGGAACTGGGCTACTTCTACTTGTTGGTGCACACTTGAAGAGAATTGTTTCCCAGGAGGACCAAGTATGGGTAACTGTGAAAATGCCTCTAAGATGTGATAAAGTAGGGGTTTTTTCTCCTTAGAAAAGTTCCTCATTCTCAATCTTCACAAGCAGGATTTATCCATTAGTTCTGAAATGTAATGCTAATAATAACACCTTAACATCAGTATTTCTGTGCCAAGTTCAGATATCTGTCTTGCTTTTCCAATTCAGTAATATGTTTAAGGAACAACAGAATGCAGGTTACAGATTGCTCCTTATTTCTGATTTATGATCCTGTTTgcaattaaaacaacaaaacaaactccAAACATATTGAAATTTTAACTATTTAAGAGGAATAAGACTAAAAACTTGGGTGTGAAGCAATAAAGTTATCAACTGTTGCAAAAGTAACAGTATAAAACAAGACAACTTGCTTCATTTTTGGATTTCTGGAACAAGCCTACTGAAAGCTATTTTTACCTGCTTGTGTAGATGTGAAGTACCCAAGGTAATTTACGTGCTGTTAGTGCTGCTCATGGGGCTGAGGAAACAGGCTTGTACCTCTGTGTATAAGAAGTGCAAATTCTATTCCTCATCATTTGCTATGCCATTTCTATCTGCAATTTttaccaattgatttctactTTCACTGGTGAAATAAGACAGTTGGATCAGAGGTTACAAAGATTAAAACAGCTGGCTTTGTTGAGAAACTGTGAGACGTGGATGAGAAGTTAGATAGCTcctctaaaaaaaaatttttgttgTCACTGCTATAAGCTGCCTGCGACAGACTGATGTTAATCAGCTGTACAGAGAAACCAGATGAACTGATTACAATTCACAAAACAAAGAGGGTGTGAATACTTAGTAGTACTTAAAATCTCTTTGTATAAGAGTGAAGAATAGTCAGAATTTATCATAAAACCCTTAATTTGATTCTTCAAAATACATCAGACTGTTACTCTTTAATCTTGACTAGAACAAAAGCTCTTTGTATAGGAAAATCACAGTGTGATATAGATATGTAGAGCCAGATGTAACAAAAGAATAAGTAGGAGTTTAGACAGTGATATTCAAAGCTgcaaccccaaacaaaaaataatctgGTGCTTTAACCTGGTGGGTTATCTCAGTTTTTGACAATACTACTGCCGTGTGTCTAAAGCTGGATTCTGTTTGCACCCAAAAGTGCGTCAGTCTGGTAAGGATTGAGCAACTTGCCTCTGTGATGTCCAAAACCACTTGGAAACCAGAAGCAGGTTCTGTGCTGCATGCCAACACAGCAAAGATCCAGTCAGAGCTCAAATTCTTTGCAGAGCGGGATAGGATCCAGTCCTTGCTTTTAAATTGCAGGTAGTGGTTGTTTGACTCACAGATTAGAAATTGACTCTGTGTGTGTAAGTTTTTCAGTCTGAGGGGATTGATTCAAGCTCAACTCCTATCTCAAAGTTCAGGATACTGCCTATAGGTAATAGCATAAGGACCTCTCAGTCCTTCCTATCCCAGATTCTAGCTTTCAATACTCAAAAATGTTTAAGGTTTGTGGGCAAGAGTGGGATGGTCCAGTAGTGTATTGTCCATGGGTACAAGAACCCTGAGTTCAAGTCCACTTTTTAGAGACACTCGAATGGGTacttgcccagagaagctctTCTTTATTCCATGAACATTCTCCCCAAACATCTTGATAACTAAGACACTGCTCTAGGAAGTGGAGATAAGGGTCTCAATCCATTGATGTGTAAAGGCAGTTCTGTCTCTCATGGTGAGCTCATGAACTACACTGCTGGTGATGGAAACAGCATTTCTCCATCGAATTATAGCAGCTACCTCTATCTGAAAGTGGATATATCCTTGCCTGGAGACCATCAGAACTGAAGCCTTGGAAGGGACTGAGATTTAGGAAAAGCTATGTTGTGTCTCCCTTTTGGGAATGAGGATGGTAATTGGCATGCATATGGAAGGGGGCTGGGAACCTGGAGTCTAGGAATTGCAGCACTCAGTGTCACAGTGATGTTCTTCCTGGAGCTGTAGTTGTGCCTGAAAGCCTGCACCCTCTAAGGCCTACttctgtttccattgtgtgttGAGTAAAGTTACCAgtatggaaaatgaaaaataactaGTGACTGACTGCTAGATGGCAAGTATACACACCTTTACCCTTCTGCCAAAAGGCTGCCACTCTCCCCAACAGCACAATGCAATGCATTCCTCTCAGAATGGGGAATTCAGAGCTAGCCTGTTCATAGCACAACTGTGGTAAAAATGCTTGTGTGGAAGAATATATTGGCATATTCAGTTGCTGAGCTGCCTTCTTTGTTTGAATCCTCCTGTATTActctttctgctgctttttctgccCTATCAAACTGAAACTTAAAAGCTGTTGTGAGAGTTCAGGTTGTTTGGAGGTAAATTTTTTACTGAGATCACATTGAACATAAACACAGCTCTACACTTCACTGGGAGGAGTAGGGGGTTTTTGCACAACATTGTTCTCTGTTTATGTATTATTAGCACAATAGGCCTcaatctcttttctttcccactagACTCTAATTATTGCCCATGAGATGCATATTAAAGGACTAGTGACCTTGGTTTCTCCCTGTGAACTGAGAATGTAGAGTAGCTGTCTTCGGGCCTGTGACAGCTTCTGAGAGCTGCCTTCTCCCCAGCCCGTGGGTTCTGGAGAGCACACAGTCCACATAGATATCCCAGAAGAGCTGAGCCAGGTCCCAGAACAAAGCCCCATGTTTCAAGTTCTCTGAGGATTTCAGAAAGATCATGAAGTCCCAAAAACCACCGACAGAGTCAGAAATGCGAGGCTTCCTCATCTCCAGTAAAACAGCTGAGGAGGATTCCCAGCACTGTGGGTCTGCCCGCCCAAGAGCCAGTGGATCAATTTGACTGTGGCAGAGGAAAGGTGTCACACAGAACACTGCCATGAGTAGGAGAGAGCACGTGAGTCTCATGGTACAGTGgattcttcctctgcttccagGATCCATTATGGCACTGAAATATAAGAAAACCAAGAGAAGCTGAAAAAGTCTCACTCTTAGATGCAGGAATAAAATCCTGTTATTTTACATGATATGCAAGGCACTCAAATACTGTTTCTCTGCTCCTTAAAGATTTGTGTATGCTTTTTGCATGTATATAAATACTAGAGGAGTGACAATGCTCTGTGCAGCAGAAGCATGTATAAAAATTTTTAATCATCCTCAGATCTGAATTATGAACTGTCTTATTTAGAAGTACTTAATATTGAAAGTAGTTTACCATTTTTGGTTTACAGATCCCAAatctttttcactaaaaatctaTTCCTTTTTACATAATTTAAGCTTTTTAGGcagttttgcttttctcaaaAATTTTATGAGCCGTTCAAAGTAGTCTTCAGAATCACAAGGGTCAGTGGACAGCAGGTGGAAAGATGTTGTTGAAAATGTGTTTCAATGGTTCTAGTTATTGCAGGTTTCAGATTCATCCATTGACCAGGAGTGGTTTAGGTGCTGAAGGGCAGAACAGTTCAGAAGAGAGGGACCATCAGCTTTGCAATAGCAACATAGCACCTGTATTGTACAACATGTACCCATGcatatagaatcatagaacagttCAGGTTgcaagggacctttaaaggtctctAGTCCAACCCTTCTGCCAttggcagggacatcttcaaccaCATCAGATTGCCCAGAGTCCTGTCCAACATGACTTTGAACTGTTTTCAGGGATAGGGCATTTCCACCTCTCTGAAcatcctgttccagtgtctcaccaccctcattgtaaaatattcttttctttatatctaatctaaattgGTCCTccttcagtttgaagccatcaCTCTTGGTGCTCTTTCAACAGGTTGCTAAAAAGCctgtccccatctttcttatAGGCCCTCTTAAATACTGGAAGGCTACAACAAGATCTCCCTGAAGCCTGCTCTTCTCCAGCCCCAactttctcagcctgtcttttCAGGAGAACTGCTCCTCCCTCCTCATCATTTTCatggcccttctctggacttgctctAACCgtgtctttcctgtgctgagatGTATTTGTGTATATTTACGAGTATAGATGTGTATTGCAGATCACTGAGAATTAACTGTTAAAACTGTGACACTTGCTAAGTAGTATCAATAATGGATAGGTAGAAATTCTGAGAATGATTGATTGTTTTATAGACAGAAAGGCCCAGTTGTCTTCATCAGATTTCATTTCTGGTACATCTCTGTTACATTTTCTAAGAAGCTTCTAGCATTTCTGATACTGAACAAGTCTGAGGGGTTGTTTTTAGTGTCGCTCATGGCATATGGAGAATGGATTTCCCATTTGTGGAAATCAGCTACATTTGAAGTCAGCATTTATGACAAAATTCTGTTTAATGCATGTGCTGATCTGCTGAGTATTCATGCTCGTGTGTTTTCAGTTTGGTTGTTGTGGGAAGATACTTCTCTTCATGAGCTAGATAAGCAACTGGCTTTTTGTGTAGAAAGTCTCTTCTATGAGTGATCCTGAAGAAGTGCTTCTTTGCTATGTGAAGAAAAATGCCAAAGGCAGGATATTCGTGTGCAGAGGGATTGTATGAAAAGTAGCCCAGCCACAGCCTGTGTGTGAGACTGGGGAGCAGTAGTCTGCTTTGTGGAATATATTTCCTTACAGAGCTAAAGGACTCTTCAGAGATTTCAGTCCTAGAAATGTTATTCTTACCTAGTCCCCTTCTGGCTAC is part of the Passer domesticus isolate bPasDom1 chromosome 10, bPasDom1.hap1, whole genome shotgun sequence genome and harbors:
- the FAM237A gene encoding protein FAM237A; protein product: MDPGSRGRIHCTMRLTCSLLLMAVFCVTPFLCHSQIDPLALGRADPQCWESSSAVLLEMRKPRISDSVGGFWDFMIFLKSSENLKHGALFWDLAQLFWDIYVDCVLSRTHGLGRRQLSEAVTGPKTATLHSQFTGRNQGTFSHIQRPPVLKKKDSFEDLISIHIHKSRSILLGRIIGELGKKRKLHI